In Gossypium arboreum isolate Shixiya-1 chromosome 5, ASM2569848v2, whole genome shotgun sequence, a single genomic region encodes these proteins:
- the LOC108472994 gene encoding BURP domain protein RD22-like → MEFNFFFIIILLILALCGVSHASADLPAEVHWKSVFPHTSMPKALKHRLLQPAAGNKPWVVTRKEDSINDGDYGNADPSMGFGRGSIISRTNITMYFFENDLYPGKKVKLEYFSKAKARNEVPFLSRRVAESIPFSSDEFPGILKLFSLKPESREAKAMNRTIAMCERRVIEGEDMYCATSLESLVDLSVRKFGNDIQVLSSEVEKETENQDFSVANEGTILMGEKDIVCHKMKYPYAVFLCHSLDKTAVYRVPLVGKHGTKANALAVCHRDTSAWNPNHIAFLLLKVKPGTVPICHFLMRESLVWVPNGFAH, encoded by the exons ATGgagttcaatttctttttcatcatcattttacTCATA CTTGCTTTATGTGGGGTTAGCCATGCTTCAGCTGATCTACCAGCTGAGGTTCACTGGAAATCAGTGTTCCCTCACACCTCAATGCCAAAAGCCTTGAAACATCGTCTTTTACAGCCAGCAGCAG GAAACAAACCTTGGGTTGTTACAAGGAAGGAAGATTCAATCAATGATGGCGACTATGGAAACGCTGATCCAAGCATGGGATTTGGACGTGGGAGTATTATTTCCCGAACCAACATAACTATGTATTTCTTCGAAAATGATTTATACCCTGGTAAGAAGGTGAAACTAGAATATTTCAGTAAGGCTAAGGCAAGGAATGAGGTTCCGTTCTTGTCTCGTCGAGTTGCAGAGTCAATACCCTTTTCGAGTGACGAGTTTCCGGGGATTTTGAAGCTCTTTTCGCTGAAACCTGAATCAAGGGAAGCTAAGGCAATGAATCGAACGATTGCGATGTGCGAGAGACGGGTCATTGAAGGGGAAGATATGTACTGTGCGACGTCGTTAGAGTCGTTGGTGGATTTAAGTGTTAGGAAATTCGGGAACGACATTCAAGTGCTGTCAAGTGAGGTGGAAAAAGAAACTGAAAACCAGGATTTTAGTGTTGCTAACGAGGGAACGATACTGATGGGAGAAAAGGATATAGTTTGCCATAAGATGAAATATCCCTATGCCGTGTTCCTATGTCATTCACTTGATAAAACAGCCGTGTATAGGGTTCCTTTGGTTGGCAAACATGGGACAAAAGCTAATGCTTTAGCTGTTTGCCATAGAGATACATCAGCTTGGAACCCAAaccacatcgcttttctgcttcttAAAGTAAAACCAGGAACAGTCCCCATTTGTCATTTCCTCATGAGAGAGAGCCTAGTGTGGGTTCCAAATGGATTTGCTCATTAA
- the LOC108471521 gene encoding BURP domain protein RD22-like isoform X4, whose translation MPKALKDLLAPPAGDSSKESKDKDAPINPFIIYENTNTKRQPKEALRKELKNKDGTNKKSKGVNAPINPFIIYGKESKGLSKELKTKDHINKKSKGVNAPISPFIIYGEKSKGNKKHGSAAINGTMYFFQEDLHPGKWVNLPLLAKTRDLATFLPQQVARSIPFSSNEFPQILNLFSLDPESMEANDMEQTINVCEREGMRGEEIFCATSFESFVDSSVSKLGKNIQLLANELAKETNNPVFTIGRGIQNMGEEELVCHKMSYPYAVFLCHSIDSTMVYKVPLVGMDGTKAKALVICHKDTSAWSPSHPVFEILKVKPGTVPICHFAVRDTLAWVRK comes from the exons ATGCCCAAAGCTTTGAAAGACCTTTTAGCTCCACCTGCCG GAGATTCAAGCAAGGAGTCCAAAGATAAAGATGCGCCTATCAACCCTTTCATAATTTACGAGAACACTAATACAAAAAGACAACCTAAAG AAGCTTTGAGAAAAGAACTCAAAAACAAGGATGGcacaaataaaaaatcaaaaggcGTGAATGCTCCTATTAATCCCTTTATAATTTATGGAAAAGAATCAAAAG GTTTAAGCAAGGAGCTCAAAACAAAGGATCACATAAACAAAAAATCCAAAGGTGTGAATGCCCCTATCAGTCCCTTCATAATTTATGGGGAGAAATCAAAAG GAAACAAGAAACATGGGAGCGCTGCAATAAATGGAACAATGTACTTCTTCCAAGAGGATCTGCACCCTGGTAAGTGGGTGAATTTACCACTACTCGCCAAGACGAGGGACTTGGCTACCTTCTTGCCTCAACAAGTTGCTCGGTCAATACCCTTTTCGAGTAACGAGTTTCCTCAAATTCTAAATCTCTTCTCTCTGGATCCCGAATCAATGGAAGCCAATGATATGGAACAAACAATTAATGTTTGTGAGAGAGAAGGGATGCGTGGAGAAGAAATATTTTGTGCCACTTCGTTTGAGTCGTTTGTTGATTCCAGTGTTTCAAAGCTTGGGAAAAATATCCAGTTACTAGCCAACGAGCTTGCGAAAGAAACTAATAACCCAGTGTTTACCATCGGAAGGGGAATACAAAATATGGGGGAAGAGGAGCTTGTTTGCCACAAAATGAGCTATCCATATGCTGTGTTCTTATGCCATTCAATCGACAGTACAATGGTGTATAAAGTTCCATTGGTGGGCATGGATGGGACAAAAGCTAAAGCTTTAGTTATTTGCCACAAAGATACATCCGCTTGGAGCCCCAGTCACCCTGTCTTTGAGATTCTTAAAGTTAAGCCAGGAACTGTCCCCATTTGCCATTTTGCTGTTAGAGATACCCTCGCTTGGGTTCGCAAATGA
- the LOC108471521 gene encoding BURP domain protein RD22-like isoform X3: MLSFHFMAILHFLLIFSLLNLAFAGKHGTLPEEDHWISVFPNTPMPKALKDLLAPPAGDSSKESKDKDAPINPFIIYENTNTKRQPKGLSKELKTKDHINKKSKGVNAPISPFIIYGEKSKGNKKHGSAAINGTMYFFQEDLHPGKWVNLPLLAKTRDLATFLPQQVARSIPFSSNEFPQILNLFSLDPESMEANDMEQTINVCEREGMRGEEIFCATSFESFVDSSVSKLGKNIQLLANELAKETNNPVFTIGRGIQNMGEEELVCHKMSYPYAVFLCHSIDSTMVYKVPLVGMDGTKAKALVICHKDTSAWSPSHPVFEILKVKPGTVPICHFAVRDTLAWVRK; the protein is encoded by the exons AtgctttcatttcatttcatggcAATTCTTCATTTCCTTCtcattttctctttacttaac CTTGCATTTGCAGGAAAGCATGGTACGTTGCCAGAGGAAGATCACTGGATATCTGTGTTTCCAAACACTCCCATGCCCAAAGCTTTGAAAGACCTTTTAGCTCCACCTGCCG GAGATTCAAGCAAGGAGTCCAAAGATAAAGATGCGCCTATCAACCCTTTCATAATTTACGAGAACACTAATACAAAAAGACAACCTAAAG GTTTAAGCAAGGAGCTCAAAACAAAGGATCACATAAACAAAAAATCCAAAGGTGTGAATGCCCCTATCAGTCCCTTCATAATTTATGGGGAGAAATCAAAAG GAAACAAGAAACATGGGAGCGCTGCAATAAATGGAACAATGTACTTCTTCCAAGAGGATCTGCACCCTGGTAAGTGGGTGAATTTACCACTACTCGCCAAGACGAGGGACTTGGCTACCTTCTTGCCTCAACAAGTTGCTCGGTCAATACCCTTTTCGAGTAACGAGTTTCCTCAAATTCTAAATCTCTTCTCTCTGGATCCCGAATCAATGGAAGCCAATGATATGGAACAAACAATTAATGTTTGTGAGAGAGAAGGGATGCGTGGAGAAGAAATATTTTGTGCCACTTCGTTTGAGTCGTTTGTTGATTCCAGTGTTTCAAAGCTTGGGAAAAATATCCAGTTACTAGCCAACGAGCTTGCGAAAGAAACTAATAACCCAGTGTTTACCATCGGAAGGGGAATACAAAATATGGGGGAAGAGGAGCTTGTTTGCCACAAAATGAGCTATCCATATGCTGTGTTCTTATGCCATTCAATCGACAGTACAATGGTGTATAAAGTTCCATTGGTGGGCATGGATGGGACAAAAGCTAAAGCTTTAGTTATTTGCCACAAAGATACATCCGCTTGGAGCCCCAGTCACCCTGTCTTTGAGATTCTTAAAGTTAAGCCAGGAACTGTCCCCATTTGCCATTTTGCTGTTAGAGATACCCTCGCTTGGGTTCGCAAATGA
- the LOC108471521 gene encoding BURP domain protein RD22-like isoform X1, which produces MLSFHFMAILHFLLIFSLLNLAFAGKHGTLPEEDHWISVFPNTPMPKALKDLLAPPAGDSSKESKDKDAPINPFIIYENTNTKRQPKEALRKELKNKDGTNKKSKGVNAPINPFIIYGKESKGLSKELKTKDHINKKSKGVNAPISPFIIYGEKSKGNKKHGSAAINGTMYFFQEDLHPGKWVNLPLLAKTRDLATFLPQQVARSIPFSSNEFPQILNLFSLDPESMEANDMEQTINVCEREGMRGEEIFCATSFESFVDSSVSKLGKNIQLLANELAKETNNPVFTIGRGIQNMGEEELVCHKMSYPYAVFLCHSIDSTMVYKVPLVGMDGTKAKALVICHKDTSAWSPSHPVFEILKVKPGTVPICHFAVRDTLAWVRK; this is translated from the exons AtgctttcatttcatttcatggcAATTCTTCATTTCCTTCtcattttctctttacttaac CTTGCATTTGCAGGAAAGCATGGTACGTTGCCAGAGGAAGATCACTGGATATCTGTGTTTCCAAACACTCCCATGCCCAAAGCTTTGAAAGACCTTTTAGCTCCACCTGCCG GAGATTCAAGCAAGGAGTCCAAAGATAAAGATGCGCCTATCAACCCTTTCATAATTTACGAGAACACTAATACAAAAAGACAACCTAAAG AAGCTTTGAGAAAAGAACTCAAAAACAAGGATGGcacaaataaaaaatcaaaaggcGTGAATGCTCCTATTAATCCCTTTATAATTTATGGAAAAGAATCAAAAG GTTTAAGCAAGGAGCTCAAAACAAAGGATCACATAAACAAAAAATCCAAAGGTGTGAATGCCCCTATCAGTCCCTTCATAATTTATGGGGAGAAATCAAAAG GAAACAAGAAACATGGGAGCGCTGCAATAAATGGAACAATGTACTTCTTCCAAGAGGATCTGCACCCTGGTAAGTGGGTGAATTTACCACTACTCGCCAAGACGAGGGACTTGGCTACCTTCTTGCCTCAACAAGTTGCTCGGTCAATACCCTTTTCGAGTAACGAGTTTCCTCAAATTCTAAATCTCTTCTCTCTGGATCCCGAATCAATGGAAGCCAATGATATGGAACAAACAATTAATGTTTGTGAGAGAGAAGGGATGCGTGGAGAAGAAATATTTTGTGCCACTTCGTTTGAGTCGTTTGTTGATTCCAGTGTTTCAAAGCTTGGGAAAAATATCCAGTTACTAGCCAACGAGCTTGCGAAAGAAACTAATAACCCAGTGTTTACCATCGGAAGGGGAATACAAAATATGGGGGAAGAGGAGCTTGTTTGCCACAAAATGAGCTATCCATATGCTGTGTTCTTATGCCATTCAATCGACAGTACAATGGTGTATAAAGTTCCATTGGTGGGCATGGATGGGACAAAAGCTAAAGCTTTAGTTATTTGCCACAAAGATACATCCGCTTGGAGCCCCAGTCACCCTGTCTTTGAGATTCTTAAAGTTAAGCCAGGAACTGTCCCCATTTGCCATTTTGCTGTTAGAGATACCCTCGCTTGGGTTCGCAAATGA
- the LOC108471521 gene encoding BURP domain protein RD22-like isoform X5 produces MPKALKDLLAPPAEALRKELKNKDGTNKKSKGVNAPINPFIIYGKESKGLSKELKTKDHINKKSKGVNAPISPFIIYGEKSKGNKKHGSAAINGTMYFFQEDLHPGKWVNLPLLAKTRDLATFLPQQVARSIPFSSNEFPQILNLFSLDPESMEANDMEQTINVCEREGMRGEEIFCATSFESFVDSSVSKLGKNIQLLANELAKETNNPVFTIGRGIQNMGEEELVCHKMSYPYAVFLCHSIDSTMVYKVPLVGMDGTKAKALVICHKDTSAWSPSHPVFEILKVKPGTVPICHFAVRDTLAWVRK; encoded by the exons ATGCCCAAAGCTTTGAAAGACCTTTTAGCTCCACCTGCCG AAGCTTTGAGAAAAGAACTCAAAAACAAGGATGGcacaaataaaaaatcaaaaggcGTGAATGCTCCTATTAATCCCTTTATAATTTATGGAAAAGAATCAAAAG GTTTAAGCAAGGAGCTCAAAACAAAGGATCACATAAACAAAAAATCCAAAGGTGTGAATGCCCCTATCAGTCCCTTCATAATTTATGGGGAGAAATCAAAAG GAAACAAGAAACATGGGAGCGCTGCAATAAATGGAACAATGTACTTCTTCCAAGAGGATCTGCACCCTGGTAAGTGGGTGAATTTACCACTACTCGCCAAGACGAGGGACTTGGCTACCTTCTTGCCTCAACAAGTTGCTCGGTCAATACCCTTTTCGAGTAACGAGTTTCCTCAAATTCTAAATCTCTTCTCTCTGGATCCCGAATCAATGGAAGCCAATGATATGGAACAAACAATTAATGTTTGTGAGAGAGAAGGGATGCGTGGAGAAGAAATATTTTGTGCCACTTCGTTTGAGTCGTTTGTTGATTCCAGTGTTTCAAAGCTTGGGAAAAATATCCAGTTACTAGCCAACGAGCTTGCGAAAGAAACTAATAACCCAGTGTTTACCATCGGAAGGGGAATACAAAATATGGGGGAAGAGGAGCTTGTTTGCCACAAAATGAGCTATCCATATGCTGTGTTCTTATGCCATTCAATCGACAGTACAATGGTGTATAAAGTTCCATTGGTGGGCATGGATGGGACAAAAGCTAAAGCTTTAGTTATTTGCCACAAAGATACATCCGCTTGGAGCCCCAGTCACCCTGTCTTTGAGATTCTTAAAGTTAAGCCAGGAACTGTCCCCATTTGCCATTTTGCTGTTAGAGATACCCTCGCTTGGGTTCGCAAATGA
- the LOC108471521 gene encoding BURP domain protein RD22-like isoform X2, with protein MLSFHFMAILHFLLIFSLLNLAFAGKHGTLPEEDHWISVFPNTPMPKALKDLLAPPAEALRKELKNKDGTNKKSKGVNAPINPFIIYGKESKGLSKELKTKDHINKKSKGVNAPISPFIIYGEKSKGNKKHGSAAINGTMYFFQEDLHPGKWVNLPLLAKTRDLATFLPQQVARSIPFSSNEFPQILNLFSLDPESMEANDMEQTINVCEREGMRGEEIFCATSFESFVDSSVSKLGKNIQLLANELAKETNNPVFTIGRGIQNMGEEELVCHKMSYPYAVFLCHSIDSTMVYKVPLVGMDGTKAKALVICHKDTSAWSPSHPVFEILKVKPGTVPICHFAVRDTLAWVRK; from the exons AtgctttcatttcatttcatggcAATTCTTCATTTCCTTCtcattttctctttacttaac CTTGCATTTGCAGGAAAGCATGGTACGTTGCCAGAGGAAGATCACTGGATATCTGTGTTTCCAAACACTCCCATGCCCAAAGCTTTGAAAGACCTTTTAGCTCCACCTGCCG AAGCTTTGAGAAAAGAACTCAAAAACAAGGATGGcacaaataaaaaatcaaaaggcGTGAATGCTCCTATTAATCCCTTTATAATTTATGGAAAAGAATCAAAAG GTTTAAGCAAGGAGCTCAAAACAAAGGATCACATAAACAAAAAATCCAAAGGTGTGAATGCCCCTATCAGTCCCTTCATAATTTATGGGGAGAAATCAAAAG GAAACAAGAAACATGGGAGCGCTGCAATAAATGGAACAATGTACTTCTTCCAAGAGGATCTGCACCCTGGTAAGTGGGTGAATTTACCACTACTCGCCAAGACGAGGGACTTGGCTACCTTCTTGCCTCAACAAGTTGCTCGGTCAATACCCTTTTCGAGTAACGAGTTTCCTCAAATTCTAAATCTCTTCTCTCTGGATCCCGAATCAATGGAAGCCAATGATATGGAACAAACAATTAATGTTTGTGAGAGAGAAGGGATGCGTGGAGAAGAAATATTTTGTGCCACTTCGTTTGAGTCGTTTGTTGATTCCAGTGTTTCAAAGCTTGGGAAAAATATCCAGTTACTAGCCAACGAGCTTGCGAAAGAAACTAATAACCCAGTGTTTACCATCGGAAGGGGAATACAAAATATGGGGGAAGAGGAGCTTGTTTGCCACAAAATGAGCTATCCATATGCTGTGTTCTTATGCCATTCAATCGACAGTACAATGGTGTATAAAGTTCCATTGGTGGGCATGGATGGGACAAAAGCTAAAGCTTTAGTTATTTGCCACAAAGATACATCCGCTTGGAGCCCCAGTCACCCTGTCTTTGAGATTCTTAAAGTTAAGCCAGGAACTGTCCCCATTTGCCATTTTGCTGTTAGAGATACCCTCGCTTGGGTTCGCAAATGA
- the LOC108471521 gene encoding uncharacterized protein LOC108471521 isoform X6: MLSFHFMAILHFLLIFSLLNLAFAGKHGTLPEEDHWISVFPNTPMPKALKDLLAPPAGDSSKESKDKDAPINPFIIYENTNTKRQPKEALRKELKNKDGTNKKSKGVNAPINPFIIYGKESKGLSKELKTKDHINKKSKGVNAPISPFIIYGEKSKGNKKHGSAAINGTMYFFQEDLHPVFQSLGKISSY, from the exons AtgctttcatttcatttcatggcAATTCTTCATTTCCTTCtcattttctctttacttaac CTTGCATTTGCAGGAAAGCATGGTACGTTGCCAGAGGAAGATCACTGGATATCTGTGTTTCCAAACACTCCCATGCCCAAAGCTTTGAAAGACCTTTTAGCTCCACCTGCCG GAGATTCAAGCAAGGAGTCCAAAGATAAAGATGCGCCTATCAACCCTTTCATAATTTACGAGAACACTAATACAAAAAGACAACCTAAAG AAGCTTTGAGAAAAGAACTCAAAAACAAGGATGGcacaaataaaaaatcaaaaggcGTGAATGCTCCTATTAATCCCTTTATAATTTATGGAAAAGAATCAAAAG GTTTAAGCAAGGAGCTCAAAACAAAGGATCACATAAACAAAAAATCCAAAGGTGTGAATGCCCCTATCAGTCCCTTCATAATTTATGGGGAGAAATCAAAAG GAAACAAGAAACATGGGAGCGCTGCAATAAATGGAACAATGTACTTCTTCCAAGAGGATCTGCACCCTG TGTTTCAAAGCTTGGGAAAAATATCCAGTTACTAG
- the LOC108452334 gene encoding BURP domain-containing protein 7-like, which produces MEFRYVPIFAMALVLAVGATRHVALPAEMYWTSVFPNTPMPKALQNLLIPPAAAGNYMKNALANMIKRYKGNMAEGNRNYENAAGNSKQEFGDGNMATNKDIFFFESKLRPGTKMNLKVLTSKASKTVFLPRPVADSLPFSTKKFAQVLNYFSVQPKSAESKILKKNNRGL; this is translated from the exons ATGGAATTTCGTTATGTTCCAATCTTCGCTATGGCGCTTGTT CTTGCTGTTGGAGCAACGAGACATGTTGCTCTACCAGCAGAGATGTACTGGACGTCTGTGTTCCCAAACACTCCAATGCCCAAAGCCTTGCAAAATCTTTTAATCCCCCCTGCTGCTGCTG GAAATTACATGAAAAATGCTTTGGCTAATATGATCAAAAGGTACAAAGGAAATATGGCAGAGGGTAATAGGAATTATGAAAACGCAGCAGGCAATTCAAAACAAGAGTTTGGAGATGGAAATATGGCAACCAATAAGGACATTTTCTTTTTTGAGAGTAAGCTTCGACCTGGTACTAAGATGAACTTAAAGGTGCTAACCAGTAAAGCCAGCAAAACTGTTTTCTTACCGCGTCCAGTTGCGGACTCACTCCCCTTTTCAACTAAAAAGTTTGCGCAAGTCTTGAACTATTTCTCGGTGCAACCAAAATCTGCAGaatccaaaatactcaaaaaaaACAATCGAGGATTGTGA